One Triticum dicoccoides isolate Atlit2015 ecotype Zavitan chromosome 5B, WEW_v2.0, whole genome shotgun sequence genomic window carries:
- the LOC119305962 gene encoding peroxidase 40-like: MERAIMALPLLLATLAASAVASPVNKSCVTGSAGASVSIGYGGAGASAGAGVSLGADCPRAEEIVRAAVEQAVAADPRMAASLLRLHFHDCFVNGCDGSVLLDDKPFFVGEKTAGPNINSLRGFEVIDAIKAELEQECPETVSCADVLAIAARDSVVASGGPSWEVETGRKDSRTASLQAANSNLPAPTSGVATLVQKFTNVGLTAKDMVALSGAHTIGKARCTTFSARLASVGESAKDTGFLQSLQQLCAGSAGSALAHLDLATPATFDNQYYINLLSGDGLLPSDQALAAPSGSGAEVDVAALVADYAFDAALFFDDFAASMLRMGRLAPVGGRDAVEVRRNCRVVN; encoded by the exons ATGGAGCGCGCCATCATGGCCCTGCCCTTGCTGCTTGCGACACTGGCCGCCTCCGCTGTGGCCAGCCCCGTCAACAAGTCCTGCGTCACCGGCAGCGCCGGCGCCTCCGTGAGCATCGGATACGGTGGAGCCGGCGCCAGTGCCGGCGCCGGCGTGTCCCTCGGCGCCGACTGCCCCCGTGCGGAGGAGATCGTCCGCGCGGCCGTCGAGCAGGCCGTGGCCGCCGACCCCCGcatggccgcctccctcctccgcctccacttccacgactgcttcgtcaAT GGCTGCGACGGCTCCGTGCTCCTGGACGACAAGCCGTTCTTCGTCGGCGAGAAGACCGCGGGGCCGAACATCAACTCGCTCAGGGGTTTCGAGGTCATCGACGCCATCAAGGCCGAGCTCGAGCAGGAGTGCCCCGAGaccgtctcctgcgccgacgtccTCGCCATCGCCGCCCGTGACTCCGTCGTCGCC TCTGGTGGACCCAGCTGGGAGGTGGAGACCGGCCGCAAGGACAGCCGCACGGCGAGCCTGCAGGCCGCCAACAGCAACCTCCCGGCGCCGACATCCGGCGTCGCCACGCTCGTGCAGAAGTTCACCAACGTCGGCCTCACCGCGAAAGACATGGTCGCCCTCTCCG GCGCGCACACCATCGGGAAGGCACGGTGCACGACGTTCAGCGCGCGGCTGGCCAGCGTGGGCGAGTCGGCCAAGGACACGGGGTTCCTGCAGTCGCTGCAGCAGCTGTGCGCGGGGTCGGCGGGGTCGGCGCTGGCGCACCTGGACCTGGCCACGCCGGCCACCTTCGACAACCAGTACTACATCAACCTGCTCTCCGGCGACGGCCTGCTGCCGTCCGACCAGGCGTTGGCGGCGCCCTCCGGCTCCGGGGCGGAGGTCGACGTCGCGGCGCTCGTGGCCGACTACGCCTTCGACGCGGCCCTCTTCTTCGACGACTTCGCGGCCTCCATGCTGCGGATGGGGAGGCTCGCGCCGGTCGGCGGCCGTGACGCCGTCGAGGTCCGCCGTAACTGCCGTGTGGTGAACTAG
- the LOC119309917 gene encoding uncharacterized protein LOC119309917, which produces MSCSYCETSCRCANYPGTSCGDPSFTGGDGVTFYFHGRKDQDFCIVSDADLHINAHFIGNHNPVNEHTFTWIQSIGVSFGDHRLFVGARKAVEWDEEEDHIEITFDGEPINVDTMNNARWVSKLQDGLSVKRADTVNSVKVDLAGVFSISASAVPITDEDSKIHSYGKTMKDSLVHLDLRFKFHSLTDVVDGVLGQTYRLDYVNKMNVTAKMPIMGGAPKYLSSGLFSTDCAVSKFQRGGGGGNHVRALAA; this is translated from the exons ATGTCATGCAGCTACTGCGAGACCTCCTGCA GGTGTGCGAACTACCCCGGCACCTCGTGCGGCGACCCTAGCTTCACCGGCGGCGACGGCGTCACCTTCTACTTCCACGGCAGGAAGGACCAGGACTTCTGCATCGTCTCCGACGCCGACCTCCACATCAACGCCCACTTCATCGGCAACCACAACCCTGTCAACGAGCACACCTTCACGTGGATACAGTCCATCGGCGTGAGCTTCGGCGATCACCGCCTCTTCGTCGGCGCTCGCAAGGCCGTCGAGTGGGACGAGGAAGAGGACCACATCGAGATCACCTTCGACGGTGAGCCCATCAATGTTG ACACCATGAACAACGCCCGATGGGTGTCGAAGCTCCAAGATGGCCTATCCGTGAAGCGCGCGGACACCGTCAACTCTGTCAAGGTGGATCTCGCGGGCGTGTTCAGCATCTCGGCCAGCGCGGTGCCGATCACGGACGAGGACTCCAAGATCCACAGCTATGGCAAGACCATGAAGGACAGCCTCGTGCACCTTGACCTCCGCTTCAAGTTTCATTCCCTCACAGACGTCGTCGATGGTGTCCTTGGCCAGACCTACCGGCTGGACTATGTCAACAAGATGAATGTCACTGCTAAGATGCCCATCATGGGCGGCGCTCCAAAATATCTGTCCTCGGGGCTCTTCTCGACGGACTGTGCAGTCTCCAAGTTCCaacgtggcggtggcggcggcaaccATGTTCGTGCCTTGGCTGCATAA